The window GCCAAAGGCTCCCCTACACCCTGACAGGTGACACCGAGAATATACACATCTTCACGCTTAATCTGGCTCTCCTTGATGAGAACAATCACCGTCTTTGCATCACAGCCCTTTACAATGATCGCCGGTTTCCCGAGTTTCCTGGTTTCCTGCCTCTTAAGGTAGGTTGTAAGGTTATAGACACAGTATTGGTTCCATGTCAATTTATTTACATCTTCAGGTTTTGTAATAAATACGGGCCTTGTTCTTTCAGGTGTACTCCCTTCGCCATAGCCAAAAACAACGTTTACCGTATTACTCCTGAGGAGCTCCTCAGCCTTTTTTCTTAAAGCCTCAATCATTCAGACACTCTCCATTTATACCCCGAGAGCAGACGTGTGAGCCTGCCTCTATTTTACTATTTACATTCACAGCCTTTATCACTGGAAGAGACAAAACCTTCGCCCGAACCAGCAGGTCCGATTGCATTAATTTTTTGATACCCTTCAAACGGCCCTAAAGCCCGAACGGCATCAATTACACCGTTTATGGTTTCTACCCACTTCCCACCTTCAGCAGCTGAAATCCATGAAAACTGGATTCTGTCCGGATTGATACCACAGAATTCAAGCAGCGGTTTAAATACATTCCACCTGCGCCTGGCATGGTAATTACCCGTATTATAGTGACAGTCACCAGGGTGGCATCCTGAGACCAGAATTCCATCGGCACCTCGCTCAAATGCCTTTATCAGAAACAACGGGTCTATCCCGCCGGTGCATGGAAGCTTGATTATTCGAACATTTGCCTGATATTGCTTTCTCCCCGTTCCCGCAAGATCTGCCCCGGCATACGTGCA is drawn from Candidatus Scalindua sp. and contains these coding sequences:
- a CDS encoding hydrogenase iron-sulfur subunit, producing the protein MSNQTTFEPKIVAFLCNWCTYAGADLAGTGRKQYQANVRIIKLPCTGGIDPLFLIKAFERGADGILVSGCHPGDCHYNTGNYHARRRWNVFKPLLEFCGINPDRIQFSWISAAEGGKWVETINGVIDAVRALGPFEGYQKINAIGPAGSGEGFVSSSDKGCECK